The nucleotide sequence ACGGTGAACACCGCGTCGTCGTCGGCCAGTTCGTCCAGTACGGCCGCCACGTACTCGGGGTGGATGGGAACGTGCTTGTCCACCTTGCGGGTGTACGCCTTGACCACGCCCTCCAGCGCGTCGGCGTGCTTCTTCAGCATCTTGTCCAGGAAGCGGCGGTCCGTCTTCTCCCGGACCCGGGGAATCAGACAGCGCAGCGTCTCGCGGACGTCACCCCACACCGCGAGGTCCAGCCGGGAGCGGCGCCCGATGACCTCGGGCCTCACGTCGATCTGCGCGATCTTCACGTCGTCGGGCAGGAACGCGTTGTACGGGAAGTCGGTGCCGACCAGGATCAGCAGCTCGCACTCGTGGGTGGCCTCGTAGGCGGCGCCGTAGCCGAGCAGCCCGCTCATGCCCACGTCGTAGGGGTTGTCGTACTGGATCCACTCCTTGCCGCGCAGGGCGTGGCCCACCGGGGACTTGACGCGGCCGGCGAACTCCATCACCTCGGCGTGGGCGCCCGCCGTGCCCGCGCCGCAGAACAGGGTGACCTTGCCGGCCTCGTCGATCATCTCCACCAGGCGGTCGATCTCGGCGTCGCCGGGGCGGATCGTGGGCCGGGAGGTGACCAGGGCGCTCTCGAAGGTCTGCTCCGGCGCGGGCTGGTCGGCCACGTCGCCGGGCAGGGTGACGACGCTGACGCCGCGCTGCCCGATCGCGTGCTGGATGGCGGTCTGGAGCAGCCGGGGCATCTGCTGCGGGTTGGAGATCATCTCGCTGTAGTGGCTGCACTCCTGGAACAGCCGCTCGGGGTGCGTCTCCTGGAAGTAGGAGAGGCCGATCTCGCTGGACGGGATGTGCGAGGCGAGGGCCAGGACGGGCGCCATGGAGCGGTGGGCGTCGTACAGGCCGTTGATGAGGTGGAGGTTGCCGGGGCCGCAGGAGCCCGCGCAGGCGGTCAGCTTGCCGGTGACCTGCGCCTCGGCACCGGCCGCGAAGGCGGCGACCTCCTCGTGGCGCACATGCACCCAGTCGATGGCGGCGTTGCGGCGCACGGCGTCCACGACCGGGTTCAGGCTGTCCCCGACGACGCCGTACATTCGGCGCACCCCGGCGCGGGCGAGGATGTCGACAAACTGCTCGGCGACGTTCTGTCTGGCCATGACGCTCGTCCGCCCCTTCGCGGTCCCGGGATACGCCCTGCCGTCCCATCAAGTCACAGGGGGCCCGGTCACGCCTCCCAAACGGCGGCCGCCGTACGGTCGTCGGCGTACCCCTTCACCCGCGTCCGGGCGTCCGCGAGGAACCCCGCGAGGCCGGGCGCTGCGGCACGCGACCAGCGACGGCCGAGGAAAGCGCGCAGCGCCGCCTCCCCGCGCAGCGGGTCCGCGAGTCCGGAGGTGCACATCATCAGCACATCACCCGGCCGGGCTACGGCGGCCCGGAACCGGAACGGCATGGGCGGCGGCTCGGCCGGGGCGACGACCGGCTCGTACGGGCTCGGCGGGACCGGGATGCCGAGGTCCAGGGTGAGGCGGTCGCCGTCCGGGGTCTCCGCGGGCAGCGCGCCCGGGGCGGGCGGTGTTCCACCGGGCGCCCCCGGTTCGATGTCCAGCCACTCCCCGTCCCGCAGCCGGAACAGTCCGCCCTCCCCGGCGCCGAAGAAGATCCGGGTGCGGCAGTCGGGGTCGGCGGGCAGCAGCAGACAGCGCAGGCTCGCGGTGGGCTCCTCGGAGGCGGCGCGGAGCTTGCCCAGAGTGCGGTCGGTGAGACGGTTCAGCCCGGACTTGAGGTCGCCGCGGCGGCCGGCCCGCAGATCCTCGGCCAGCCGCTCATGGCTGCGCCCCACCGCCTGCCCGATCCACCGGCACGCCTCGGCGGCCGCCCGGTGCGCACCGGGCGCGGCCCGCACGCCGGTGGCCATGGCCACGAGCACGAGGGCCTGCTCCCCCGTGCCGAACCGCGCGGTGAGCAGGGCGTCCCGCCGTGCCTCTCCGCGGTACCGCGCGGAGTCCCCGCGCAGCGACACCGCCCGCAGGGTGCACGCCCCGTACCGGGCGCCGTCCAGCACCGTGTCGGGCACCAGCTCGCCGAGCTGATCGGGGTCGGCGGCGGGGAGCGCGGTGGGCTCGGGGGCGTAGGTGGGCGGCCGGGAGCCGACGTAGTCGGGGGTGGGGGGCGCGGCCGGGTGTCCCGGCGTGAACCGGGCGACACCGGTGACGACGGGGCCCTGAGGGGCGGGGACACCGGACGGTGGAGCGGGGCGCGGGGCTTCGGACGGCTCGTCCGGCGCGGGCATCTGGGCGGGCCAGCCGGGCATGGGCGGGACGGCCGGCGGGCGGCCTGTCGGCGCTTCGGGGGCGGCCGTGTCGGCGGGCGGGGCCGGAGGCGCCGCCGGTCCGGGAGGCAGGGCGGGCGGCTGTTCACCGGTGCGCTGGGCGGGGAAGTGCGGCTGTTCCTCGCGTGGCGGCTCCTCGGGAAGCCGGGCCTGGTCCCCGGCCCGCCGGTCCGGGTGGGGCGGCGCGCCGGGTGGCTCCCCGGTCCCGGCCCCGCCGTCCTCCGTGCGGTCCGGCGGTCTGGTCTCCCGTGTCGTCGCCCGCTTCACCGAGGCGTAACGGTCGTCCAGGGAATCCGGGACCGGTGTGGGGCCCGTGTCGTCGGCCGCTTCGTCGTAGAGCTGCCCCCACCAGTCGTCGTCCTGGCGAGTGGGCCCGCCCCCCTGCTGACTCATGCCGGTAATTGTCACCGCGCGGGCCTCTCGGAAACGGGGCATCGGGAAAATCGGGCGCCCTCACCCTCCTCGCACAGCGCATCGGGGGACAGGGCGAACGGCCGTACGAGATCTGCGGTTCCTGCCGGGCTCGGGCACGCTGGGCAGATGGGAGCGTGGGAACTCCTGCTGGTCGGCCTGGTGATCGCGCTCGGCCTGTGCGGAGTGCTGGTGCCCGGTGTGCCGGGGCCGTGGCTGGTGTGGGCCGGAGTCCTGTGGTGGGCGCTGACGAACCCGGCTCCCCTGGCCTGGGCGGTCCTGGTCGGTGCCACCGTCGTCCTGCTGCTGGCGCAGGTCGTGCGCTGGGCGCTGCCCGCGCGCCGGCTGCGGGCGAGCGGCGCCACGCCCCGGATGGCGGTGTACGCGGGTGTCGGCGCGGTCCTCGGGTTCGTCCTGCTGCCGGTGGTGGGCGCGCTGCCCGGCTTCATGGGCGGGATCTACCTCTGCGAGCGGCTCCGGCTCGGCCGGCACGGCGAGGCGATGACCGCGCTGCGCACCGCGATGCGTTCGGGCGGCTCCAGCGTGTTCACGGAGCTGTTCGCCTGCCTGCTGATCGCGGGCGCGTGGCTGGGCGCGGTGCTCTGGGGCTGACCGCTCACAGCAGGACGCGGCTCACGCAGTCGGCGACCGCTCGCATGCCGTCGTCGCTGAAGTGCAGATGGTCGCCGGGGTCGTAGCGCGGCAGCAGGCGTTCGGGGTCGGCGGGGTCGCGCAGCGCGGCGTCCGCGTCGGCGACCGCGTCGAAGGCGCCGCCGGTGCGGATGAAGTCGTTGACCCGCTGCCGTACCGTCTCGCGGGCCGCCGTGTGCGCCGGGTGGCCGCCGTACGGGGTGAGGGTGACGCCGACGACCCGGATGCCTCGGGCGTGGGCGCGGCTGACGAGGGTGCGGTAGGCGTCGGCGTAGGCGCCCGGGTCTGTCGCGGCCGGGGTTCCGTTGATGTCGTTGACCCCCTCGAACACGACGAGGACGCGGACCCCGGCGCGGTCGAGGGCGTCGGGGTCCAGCCGGGCGAGGGCGCTCGGTCCGGTGCCGTCGCGCAGGAGGCGGTTGCCGCCGACGCCCGCGTTGAGGACGCCGAGACGGTGGTGGCGTCCGGCGAGCAGGTCGGGCCAGCGGTGGTTGGTGTCGGGGGTGGAGCCGTGGCCGTCGGTGAGGGAGTCCCCGAAGGCGACGACACTGCCGGTGGCGGTGGAGCGTACGTCGACCCCGGTGACGTAGTACCAGTTGCTGACCGGGGTCCGGTACGCCGAACCGTCCTCGTCGGCCGCGTGACCGGCGCCGACGAGGGCGACGTAGCTGGTCTGGAGGGCGGTGCCGTGCTGGGTGGCGGGGCCGGAGTCGTCCGGGGTGAGGACGGTGACCAGGAGGTCGGCGGCGGCCGGGACGGTGAGCTGGACGGGGTCGGTGAGCAGGTCCCGGCCGGGCGGGATCACGGCGGTCGGCGCGTGGTGGAAGGTGGCGGTGCGCAGGGTGCCGGGGGCGGCGTCCGGGCCCTGGCCGTGCCGGAGGGCGACGGTCACCGCGCCGAGGCGGAGCGGGGCGGTGCCGAGCCGGTTGCTGATGTGGACGCGCAGGGCCTGCCCGCCGACGCTGAGGTGGACGACGTTGCGGATGGCGGCGCCGGGCAGGGCGGGGGCGGCGCCGGAGGGCGCGGCCTCCCAGGTGCCGGTCCAGGACTGATGTCCCGCCGTGGCCCAGGCGGGAGTGGGTGTCAGTACGAGCAGCAGGACCGTGAGGAACCGTGCGACGTAGCCCATGTCCGCCCTTCCGCACCGGGCCCGCCCGCGTGCGGGCCCGCCGGAGGCGACGGTGCCACACCCGGCGGCCGGTGCCCGGGCGCCATCGCCGGGGGCGCACCCGCTCGGCCCAGCCGGTCACGCGTCGCCCAGGACCCCCTCCAGCCGCAGCAGCCACATCTTGCGCTCCAGTCCGCCCGCGTACCCCGTCATCGTGCCGTCGGCCCCGATGACGCGGTGGCAGGCGCGGACGATCAGCAGGGGGTTGGCGCCCAGCGCGCCGCCGACCGCGCGGATCGCGGCGCGCGGGGCGCCGACCTCGGCGGCGATCGCGCCGTACGTGGTGGTGGCGCCGTAGGGGACGGCGTCCAGGGCGGTCCACACGCGTTCGCGGAAGTCGGTGCCCTGTGTGCGGGTCGGCAGGTCGAACTTCTCCAGGTCTCCGGCGAAGTAGGCGGTGAGCTGGTCGGTGGCATCCCGGAAGGGGCCGGCGTCGTGCCGCCAGCCTTCCTGGACGGTCCGGCCACCCTTCTGGCCGGGCACGGAGACCGAGGTCAGCACGCCGTCGGCGTCAGCGGTGAGCAGCAGGGGGCCGACCGGGGAGGCCAGTTCGGTCCAGTAAGGGTTGTCCATGATCGCCATCACTCGTTCAGCTCCTCGGCGACCCGTAGATGTCGGACGGCGTAGGACCGCCAGGGCCGCCAGGCTTCGGGCAGGTCCGTACCGGGTGGGGTGACGTCCGGGTCACCCAGGACACGCGCCCTCAGGGCGGCGACGGTGTCCGGGGTGATGCCGGGCAGCTCGCTCAGAGCGCGCCGGGCCTCGTCCCGGTCGGCGCCGGCGTCGAGGCGCAGCCGGCCGTCCGCGAGGGCGGCGGCGAGCGTGCCGAGCGGGGTCCCGGCCTCCGCCTCGGCGAGGACGGCGGGCTCGGGAAAGAGGTGGGTGAGGGCGCCACTGGGCGCGTCGAGCGCCTTGCCGTAGCGGAGTACGAGCCGTTCCAGGGCCTCCGGCGACCCGGTCAGGACGCGGGCGGCGATCTCCAGCGGGTCCACGGCGCCGGGTGAGCGCAGGCCGGGCCGGGCGGCGACCAGCGGGGCGAGCCGGGGGTCGGCACCGAGGCGGGCGTCGACGGCGTAGGGGTCGGCGTCGAGGTCGTACAGCAGGCGCAGCCGGTGCACGGCGGTGGTGAGGTCGCGGGGGTCGGTGAGCAGCAGACGGGCGTCGAGCCAGCCGCCCGGCCGGGTGCCGCCGCGCGGCTCGGAGACGTGGGCGCGCTCGTGGACGACGGCGACGCCGGTGCCGTACGGCAGCCGCAGGGTGCGCCGGTGGACGCGGCTGCCGGGGGTGCCGGTCACCTCCTCGACGCCGGGTACGGCCTCGCGCGTGAGCAGGTCGAAGACGGCGGCCGCCTGATAGGGGCCCCGGTGGGCCAGGCGCAGCGGGATGCCGGTGCCGGGGGTGGCCCGGCGGGAGCGCGGGGCGGCGTTCCGTACCTCGGTGGGGGTGTGGGCGTAGACCTCGCGGATGGTGTCGTTGAACTGGCGGATGCTGCGGAATCCGGACGCGAACGCGATCTCGGTGACCGGGAGTTCCGTCGTCCGCAGCAGGGTCCGCGCGGTGTGGGCGCGCTGGGCGCGGGCGAGGGCGACGGGTCCGGCGCCGACCTCGCCGGTGAGCTGGCGCTGCACCTGCCGGGGGCTGTAGCCGAGGCGGGCGGCGAGGCCGGTGACGCCTTCGCGGTCGACGACGCCGTCGGCGATGAGCCGCATGGCCCGGCCGACGACGTCCGCGCGGACGTTCCACTCCGCCGAGCCCGGCACGGCGTCCGGACGGCAGCGGCGGCAGGCCCTGAAGCCGGAGCCCTGGGCGGCGGCGGCCGTGCGGAAGAACCGGACGTTGCACCGCTTCGGTGTCACCGCCGGGCAGCTCGGGCGGCAGTAGATGCCGGTGGTCCGGACGGCGAAGAAGAAGACGCCGTCGAACCGCCCGTCGCGGCTGCGCACCGCCTCGTACCTGCTGTCATCGTCCGTCATGCGTCCAGTGTCGGACGTCGGGAGGGGGCCGGGCCAGCGGAAAACGGACATGCAGCCCGGCCCCCTCCCTCAGGGGTCGCTAGGACCAGTGCCCCCGCTTGGCCTGCATGGCGGCCCGGCCCTCGGCTCCCTTGCGCTTCCAGTCCTTGCGGATCTCGGCGCGCAGGCGGGCGTCGGTCTTGGCGACGATCCACTGGTTCTCGCGCACCAGCTTGCGGTAGCTCTCCAGCCTGCGGACGGACAGCTCGCCGGAGTCCACGGCGGCGGCGACGGCGCAGCCGGGCTCGGACTCGTGGGAGCAGTCGTGGAACCGGCAGCGCGCCGCCAGCTCCTCGATCTCGGCGAACACCTGCCCGACCCCGCCCTCGGCGTCGAACAGGCCGACGCCGCGCAGTCCGGGCGTGTCGATGAGCACGCCACCGCCGGTCAGGGGCAGCAGGTTGCGGGTGGTCGTGGTGTGCCGGCCCTTGCCGTCCACGTCCCGCGCGGCCCGGACGTCCATCACGTCCGCGCCGACGAGCGCGTTGGCCAGGGTGGACTTGCCCGCGCCGGACTGCCCGAGCAGCACGGCGGTACCGGTGCCGATCAGGGCCCGCAGCACGTCGAGCCCGTCGCCGTGCAGCGCGCTGACCGTCAGCACGGGCACACCGGGCGCGGCGGTCTCGACGTCCTGCACGAGGTGCGCGAGCGTCACGGGGTCCGGCACGAGGTCGGCCTTGGACAGGACGACCACCGGCTGCGCCCCGGACTCCCACGCCAGCGCGAGGAACCGCTCGACCCGGCCGAGGTCGAGCTCCACGGCGAGCGACACGGCGACGACGGCGTGGTCGACGTTGGCGGCCAGGATCTGCCCGTCGGACCGCTTGGAGGAGGCGGACCGTACGAACGCGGTGCGGCGGGGCAGCAGCGTCCGCACGAACCGCGGATCGCTGCCTTCGGGGTCGACCGCGGCCCAGTCCCCCGTGCACACGACCTTCATCGGGTCACGCGGGACGACGAACTCGGTGTCGGCACGGACGGTGCCGCCCGGCGTGACGACATCGCACAGGCCGCGGTCGACGCGTACGACGCGGCCGGGTACGAGGCCCTGGCCGGCATAGGGGGCGAACGCCGTCTCCCAGTCGGCATCCCAGCCGTACGGCACGAGCGGATGCGAGGAGGACGACGGACTCATGGGGGTGGAGAAAGACAAGGGGTGACCCTTCGAAGGGTGGCCCCGGCACACGCGCGTCGGCGCGGAAGGAGAGAGGTCAGCCGGAAGCCACGGAGGTGACAAGGATGAACGTCCGGATGCGCACAGCACCCACCACAGAGACAGCCATCGGTCACACCTCCTGGACCACACCGAACCACCACGACGACCCGACGGGCCGCCACGCGAACACGGACGACACTAGAGGCAACGGTCGGCGGACACCACCGAATTAATCCCCCACCGGATTTGTCGTACCGGTCGCCACCCAGCGCTTGATCACGACGGGGGCGCTGCAGGGGGCCGGCCAGATCCGGAGGTGTACCTGCTCCATGCCCTCGGGGTCGTCGTACCCCTCCTCGTCCGGCAGGCGGACGTTCGCCAGGTTCGTCCGCGACGCACGGACCCGTACGGAGCCCTTGGGGACCTCGAAGCGCGCGGCGTCCGGTAGGTAGTCCGTGCAGCCCAGAACCGCGATGCGGCCGGTAGGCACCTCGATGCTCGCTTCCACCACATGGTCGAAGGCGTCGCTGTCGTCACCCGGCGGACGGTCGAGCAGTTCGACCGTCACCGTGACGTCCATGTCGACCGCGGTGCCGATGCCGAGCGTCCGCCGCGATACGGCGATGCCGTCCGACACCGCCTCCTGCGTCCACGCCTCCCCCAGATCGTCTTCGGCGTCCTCGTCCATCACGTGCAACTGGAAGTAGTCAGCGAACAGCCGCAGTCGTGTGGCCGTCACCGGCCGGCACCCGCTGCCAGGCGGCGCGCGGCATCGGGCCAGGGCGTGGGTTCCGGCCCGTCCTCGGCCATCATGACCTCCTCCTCCCACCAGCCGGTCCCGTCGAGCCAGGAGGTCAGCCACCGGGCCACGGACGGGGAGTCCAGGAACCACGCGTCGGCCCAGTCGTCCGGGCCGGCGTTGGGCTCGAAGAGGAGGACGGGCGCGTCGGGGGCGAGGCAGTCGACAGCGGCGTACATGCCGCAGCCCCAGTCCAGGATGGGCAGCACCCCCCGTGGCCAGTACGCCGGGCGGGAGTCGCGGAGCGGCCCGTACTCGGCCACGGCGGTCCGCCCGCCGCCGACCAGCGGCAGCAGGGTGTAGTCGGGTCCGAATCCGCCGTTGGCGACCTGGAGGTACAAAAGGCGCAGCAGCGGCGGCAGGCTGAAGCCGAGTATCCGCTCGGCATCGGCGACGTCCTGTTCACCGACGCACGGGGCAAGGCCCCCTGTCTGCTGCTCGGCCCGGTCACGCACGCGCCGCAGGAGCTCGGACGGGTTGTTCACGCGACTGCCTCTTCGCTGGTGAGATGCCGGTCGATGACCTCTGCGGACTCAGGTGCGAGCCGGTAGATCCCTTGCAGGCTCACCGCCCGCAGGAGCCGACCGTTCTCGACGTACTTGAGCTTCCGCTCGCCCCGTCGCGAGACGAAGATGAGGTGTCCAAGGTGGTGTCCGGGCAGCGGCCGGTCGAACCTGAGCGGGCTGCCAGGCGGCCCCAGCACGACTTCTGAGAGGCAGCCGCTCTTCAACGGGCGCCAGTGGACCAGTTTGGGATAGTCCTCGTCGGCGAGCTCCGCACCCGCCTTGTCGTAGTCGACGATGCGTTGGACTTCCATCGAGCACACCGGGTACAGCCCGGTCCTCCAGGCGCGAACGGCGAAGATACGGTCGCCCGGCGTGACACCGGCCTGCCGGAAGCTCGGACGCGACTGATGGGGTCCGCCGAAGAACGTCGTCGGACGCTGCCCCGTGAAGCCTCCGTGTATCAGTTCACGGCAGAGATCGTTGGTCCACAGCACGGTGTAGGAGTTGGCCACGGAGCCGAACTTAGCTGCGGGCACCGACAACGCGTCGTCCCGTATGGCGTGGCGGGAACCGTGGGCGTGCGGAGCTGCTGGGCACCAGTCAGCTCGTCGCGCAAGGCGCCCCGTTGAGGGTGAACGTCCTCGGCGTGCCGTTGCCGTCGTGCGAGGCGCCGATGAAGCCGAACGCGACCGTGCCGTGGGCGGGGACGGCGCGGTTGTAGTCCTTGGCGTCCGCCGTGACCTTCGCGCCGTTCTGGTGCGGGGTGGCGTCCCAGGTCTGGCCGATCCGCTGGCCGTCGGGGAAGGTCCAGGCGACCTGCCAGCCGGAGAGCGGCTCGTCGGTGGTGATGCGGAGGCTCGCCTGGAAGCCGTCGCTCCACTCGTCGTCCAGGTGGTAGGAGACCTGGCAGGTGGGCGGAGCGCTGGGCTCGGGGGCCTGGGAGGGGGTCGCGGAGGGCTTGCGGGAGGGGGGCGGGGACTTCCGCCGGGTGGGGGTCGGCTTCGGGGCGGGGCTGACCGGGAGGGTGCGGGTCGTGGCCGGGGCCGCCGAGCGGGAGGAGCGCGAGGGGGCCGGGGTCGGGTGCGGGACGTCGGGGGCGGCGATCGGCTTCTGGTCGTCCCGGCCGGGGGCGTCGTCGTCGGACGTGCCGAAGGGCATCAGGGAGACGCCCAGCGCGACCGCGGAGAGCAGGCCGGCCGCCGCCAGGAGGCTGCCGCGCAGTACGCGGCCGCGGGCCGCCTCGTCGCCCGGTCCGGTTCCCGGGCCGGCGGGCCCGCCCACGCCGAGGCGGACCTCGGCGGCGCGGCGGCGGCGCTCCAGGTAGGCGAGGGCGCCCCAGCCGATGACGCCCCCGGCGAGTGCGGCGGGGACTCCGCCGCCGTGCAGACGGAGGCAGGCGGCAGCCTCGGCGCACGGGACGCAGGTGGCGAGGTGGCGGGAGAGGTCCTCGGGGGTCTCCGCGCCGGGCGAGCGGGTGACGGCGTCCAGCAGGCGGGCGTAGCTACGGCACTCGGCGTCGAGCGGGGTGTCACGGTGGGCGCGGTGGCAGCGGTCGTGGAACAGGACCCGGACCTGGTCGAGTTCGGCGGCCGTGGTCAGCGGGTCCAGACCCAGGCGGCGGGCGACCGTGGGCAGCGGGAGCGCCTCCACGTCGGCGAGCCAGAGCAGCGTGGCGTCGGCCTCCGGCATGTCCCTGAGGCCGCGCAGCGCGATGGGGCGGCCCAGCGGCGGGCCGGTGTAGCGGGCGGCCACCTCGGAGTTGAGCCAGAGGCGGAGGTCGGGGTCGAGCTGGTGCCCCTTGCCCGCGCTCTCCCAGCCGGCCACCGTCTCCCGTACGGCGGTGAGGAGTTGGGGGATGACCGGCAGCCGGGCGGTGCGGCCGCGTACGGCGCTCTGCGCGGCGCGCAGATCCCGCATCCCCAAGGTGAAGGCTTCGTCGGCCAGTTGATGTGCCGTTCCCGCACCCGCCGTACACAGGTCCGCATAGGAGAGGACCGCGTCCCAGCACTCGGCGAACAACGCCGCCTCGGCGGCGTCCTGAGGGGGCGGCAGATCGGACATCGGTCTCCAGCATCCACGAGCGAGGGGCAACTCATCCGAGCGGTGATGGAGTTGAGGGGCCTCGCGGAGGCAGGAGCCTTTCACGCCGCCGCCGGGCTGACAAGCGGCTCAGGTGGATCGGGTGAGCCACTCGTCGCTCGGCGTGACCGTGGCCACCGCCGCGCGCCCGCCACTCCGTACAGGGGTACGGAGGCGGGCGCCGGGCGGTTCAACGCGCGGGGTCAGACCTCCACCGGCTCCTCGGCGGAGAGGCTGTCCATGAAGGAGCTGACGGAGAACACCGCGTTGCCGGGGCCGGGCGGGCCGTAGCCGGGCGGGTAGGAGAGACCGAAGTCGTCCATGGTGTTGCGGTACGCCTCCAGCAGCCGGATGTGGTACTCCAGCGGCGCGCCCTGGGGGTTGGCCTTGCCGAGCGGGGTGGTGGGCTCGGGGCACCAGGTGGTGAAGCGGGGCGTGATGCCCTGGGACATGAAGAAGCGCAGTCCCTCCGTGGTGGAGGCGATGGCCTCGTCGACGGTGGTGAAGCCGAAGGGCTCGGCCATCTCCACGCCCGCCACGAAGTTGGGGATCACGTTGCGCGCGCCGAACACGTCGGCGGAGTCCAGGATGCGCTTGTGCCACTCGTCGCGGCCGACGTACCGCTCCTTGCCGGGGCAGAACATCTTGAACAGGTACTCGTCCCACACCTCGAAGTTGGGGTGGTAGATCTGCACGCCGTAGTCCTTGAAGCGCTGCACGTCCGCCTTGGGCAGCGCCTGCGCGACGACCTTGCCGATCCAGCGGCCCGGGAAGTGCTCCTCGATGGCCTTGGCGTACCGCCCGTAGAAGTCGGCCTCGTCCAGCCCCTGGACCTTCGTGGTGATCGCGCCGCCCGTGAGCGTGTAGGCGGTGGA is from Streptomyces seoulensis and encodes:
- a CDS encoding radical SAM protein; translation: MGSRTALVEDLMERFPHVPREAVFKEDLLRGGVAFDASALSDNEGGEVKPKSYFIFSFDHGTLPELGEAALRRPPEEIILTGGPYDLRRTVVSVRVNPASPYRVAADEHGQLGLYLDGKRISDVGVPPMPEYYRHKLSNGKSVMEVAPTIQWGYLIYLTAFRVCQYFGAKEECQYCDINHNWRQHKAAGRPYTGVKDVDEVLEALEIIDKYDTAKISTAYTLTGGAITTKVQGLDEADFYGRYAKAIEEHFPGRWIGKVVAQALPKADVQRFKDYGVQIYHPNFEVWDEYLFKMFCPGKERYVGRDEWHKRILDSADVFGARNVIPNFVAGVEMAEPFGFTTVDEAIASTTEGLRFFMSQGITPRFTTWCPEPTTPLGKANPQGAPLEYHIRLLEAYRNTMDDFGLSYPPGYGPPGPGNAVFSVSSFMDSLSAEEPVEV